One stretch of Arachis duranensis cultivar V14167 chromosome 1, aradu.V14167.gnm2.J7QH, whole genome shotgun sequence DNA includes these proteins:
- the LOC107459145 gene encoding reticulon-like protein B21: MDVSRRRVGVRSSVVAGSVWETRMKSDQVRGGVKVFNADENGSEEGGTARFKRTQIGVAIPTGKRKTWKSDSPDGSEKTPIHIARGKTEQQQSNTVSSDEITPKKSPILVRKKIIRTQGAKEVPVGGRSSPIQASRKLRSEEQEEKEEQNGNPDSVKAEDQSMKGVSDGNGESSIQPRETESESNRDLAEESINGIDESGSGPDGVCGNVLTDESCKDFGVCQDKVISSTSDNADEEEDEDVDEAVDIEMEKNSFVVKEISVPESMVANEPEKKVIVNEPEKKEIVKEPLKKVVVKEQEKHKIVNESEPKKIATTRFHQKNERPVSSPITVKQSPPVRRQSTIYQNFPKTNSIPKAEAYRSFPQTQSKLQSLVDLIMWRDISRSAFMFGTGTFLIVSSSYAKDINLSLISVSSYFGLVYLAVIFLYRSLICRGIIDVDNTNYVLGEEEAIWLLKLILPYLNEFLLRLRAMFSGDPGTTMKLAVLLFVLARCGSSITIWKMAKFGFFGVFTLPKICSLYSTQITAYANFWIRRFRDAWDSCSHKKAVALGIFGLVWNLSSVVARIWAVFVLFVAFRYYQQHYLVKDEWEEDEAGCDETWHEQHVGVQRQRRAPNLVVDTHNKVKKGY; this comes from the exons ATGGATGTGAGCAGAAGAAGAGTTGGAGTTAGAAGCAGTGTGGTTGCAGGGTCAGTGTGGGAAACCAGAATGAAGAGTGATCAAGTTCGAGGTGGAGTTAAGGTTTTCAATGCAGATGAAAACGGTTCTGAAGAAGGTGGCACCGCCAGATTCAAGAGAACTCAAATTGGGGTTGCTATTCCCACCGGAAAGAGGAAAACTTGGAAATCAGATAGCCCTGACGGATCAGAAAAGACCCCAATTCACATTGCCAGAGGAAAAACAGAGCAACAACAGAGCAATACCGTTTCCTCTGATGAAATCACCCCCAAGAAGAGCCCAATTCTGGTGAGGAAGAAGATTATCAGGACCCAAGGGGCCAAGGAGGTTCCTGTTGGTGGAAGAAGCAGCCCAATTCAGGCTTCTAGAAAGCTAAGATCTgaagagcaagaagaaaaagaagaacagaaTGGGAACCCAGATTCAGTTAAGGCTGAGGATCAATCTATGAAGGGTGTTTCTGATGGGAATGGAGAAAGTTCAATTCAGCCGAGGGAGACAGAATCAGAATCCAATCGTGATTTGGCTGAGGAATCAATTAATGGGATTGATGAATCAGGATCAGGACCAGATGGTGTTTGTGGAAATGTCCTAACGGATGAGAGTTGCAAGGATTTTGGTGTGTGCCAGGACAAGGTCATTTCAAGCACTTCAGACAATGCagatgaagaggaagatgaagatgtgGATGAAGCTGTTGATATTGAGATGGAGAAGAATAGCTTTGTTGTCAAGGAAATCAGTGTACCGGAATCCATGGTTGCTAATGAGCCAGAAAAGAAGGTGATTGTGAATGAACCTGAAAAGAAAGAGATTGTGAAGGAACCATTAAAGAAGGTGGTTgtgaaggaacaagaaaaacaCAAGATTGTGAATGAATCAGAACCTAAAAAGATTGCAACTACACGATTTCATCAAAAGAATGAGAGGCCAGTGTCTTCCCCTATTACTGTGAAGCAATCTCCTCCAGTTAGAAGACAATCCACAATTTATCAGAATTTCCCCAAAACTAATTCAA TTCCAAAGGCAGAAGCATACAGAAGCTTTCCACAAACCCAGAGCAAATTGCAGAGTCTAG TGGATTTAATCATGTGGAGAGATATCTCAAGATCAGCATTTATGTTTGGGACTGGAACATTCCTTATAGTATCATCTTCTTATGCAAAGGATATTAACCTGAG TCTTATTTCAGTATCTTCCTATTTCGGTCTAGTGTATCTAGCTGTTATCTTTCTCTACAGATCTCTAATTTGCAG gGGAATCATAGATGTAGATAACACAAATTATGTGCTGGGAGAAGAAGAAGCCATTTGGTTGCTAAAGTTGATTCTGCCTTACTTGAATGAGTTCCTGTTAAGACTTAGAGCTATGTTCTCTGGAGATCCTGGTACCACAATGAAG TTGGCAGTTTTGCTCTTTGTTTTAGCCAGATGTGGCAGCTCCATAACTATTTGGAAGATGGCCAAATTCG GCTTCTTTGGAGTATTTACCCTGCCAAAAATCTGCTCCTTGTATTCTACACAGATAACTGCATATG cAAATTTTTGGATTCGTCGATTCCGGGACGCATGGGATTCATGCTCTCATAAAAAGGCTGTGGCTCTGGGCATCTTCGGCCTCGTATGGAATTTGTCATCAGTTGTTGCACGCATTTGGGCAG TGTTCGTGCTATTTGTGGCGTTCAGATATTATCAACAACATTATTTGGTGAAAGATGAATGGGAGGAAGATGAAGCAGGATGTGATGAAACATGGCATGAACAACATGTTGGAGTGCAGAGACAAAGGCGTGCACCTAATTTAGTTGTTGACACACACAATAAAGTAAAGAAAGGATACTAA